One Microplitis mediator isolate UGA2020A chromosome 3, iyMicMedi2.1, whole genome shotgun sequence DNA segment encodes these proteins:
- the LOC130665950 gene encoding uncharacterized protein LOC130665950 → MAGRNWCRAFLKRHAKESSIRKPQSTSKYRAIGFNKIATQNFYDLLESVIIKYKLTPDRIYNADETGVTTVPKHQSKIIAPKGKKQVGVLISADRGQLVTIEICVSAAGTYLPLMFVLPRKKLPARLSEILIDNCWAQCHSSGWITSELFFKWFVSFVEIVQPTEERPVLLVLDGHTTHTQNLDVINYARKHHIIIICLPPHCTHRLQPLDVSVMRPASIAYSDAVKQRLREHPGRVVTANDIPRIYGEALKSAAKPETIKNGFKKTGIWPFNRSVYSDEAFVAAGTSTPEIPSSNASTATSTTATNTDDDDDDDDDGDKANVSSSSDEEMQEVTNKMTNDHNNEAADADDDDAYDCDNNDDDDGPELQCLSQRISSISMMADQIVTDDFQTQSRGEDIEEEKENEEIVAHSSRMTANEYKCQFLREAYGD, encoded by the coding sequence ATGGCTGGGCGTAACTGGTGTCGGGCTTTTCTCAAGCGTCATGCAAAAGAGTCATCAATACGCAAGCCACAATCAACATCTAAATATCGAGCTAttggttttaataaaattgcaactcaaaatttttatgatctgTTAGAatcagtaattattaaatataaacttaCACCTGACCGAATTTATAATGCTGATGAAACCGGAGTTACAACTGTTCCTAAGCATCAGTCAAAGATTATAGCACCTAAAGGAAAGAAGCAAGTTGGTGTTTTAATTTCGGCAGATCGAGGACAGTTGGTTACGATAGAGATTTGCGTATCGGCTGCTGGAACTTATTTGCCTCTTATGTTTGTACTTCCTCGAAAGAAGTTACCCGCTCGATTATCTGAAATACTTATTGATAATTGCTGGGCCCAATGCCATTCTAGCGGTTGGATAACGAGTGAGCTATTTTTCAAATGGTTTGTTTCGTTCGTTGAAATTGTCCAACCAACAGAAGAAAGACCTGTTTTATTAGTTTTAGATGGACACACGACCCATACACAAAATTTGGATGTTATAAATTATGCCAGAAAACAtcacataattataatatgcTTGCCTCCTCACTGCACGCATCGACTCCAACCTCTAGATGTGAGTGTCATGCGTCCAGCTTCGATAGCATATTCTGATGCAGTTAAACAACGGTTGAGAGAGCACCCCGGTCGTGTCGTGACAGCCAATGATATACCTCGAATTTATGGTGAAGCTTTAAAATCTGCTGCGAAACCTGAAACCATCAAAAATGGCTTCAAAAAAACCGGAATCTGGCCTTTCAACAGATCAGTTTATTCTGACGAAGCTTTTGTCGCTGCTGGTACTTCAACCCCGGAGATTCCATCGAGTAATGCTTCTACTGCTACTAGTACTACTGCAACTAAtactgatgatgatgacgatgatgatgatgatggtgataAAGCCAATGTTAGTAGCAGCAGTGATGAAGAAATGCAGGAGGTTACCAATAAAATGACCAATGATCATAATAACGAAgctgctgatgctgatgaCGATGATGCTTATGATTGTGATAAtaatgacgatgatgatggaCCCGAATTGCAGTGTCTTAGTCAGAGAATAAGTTCAATTTCGATGATGGCGGATCAAATAGTAACCGATGATTTTCAAACTCAGTCACGCGGTGAAGATattgaagaagaaaaagaaaacgaAGAAATTGTTGCTCATTCTTCAAGGATGACTGCTAACGAATACAAGTGCCAATTTCTTCGTGAAGCTTATGGAGACTAG